DNA sequence from the Deinococcus humi genome:
GCGGTTGTTCGGCCCGCCAGACATATCCGCTGACCGGCGCACCCGGGACGCTCCATTCTTCCTGCGGCCATTGCCCACTTTGCATGGCGCGAGTCTAATGCCCTGCCCGCTCACATAAAGCCCGGATGAACCGCGGTCATCACGGCCCCGGCAGGGCGCGCGGCAGACTGTCGGGATGGCAGATATTGCAAGGAAAGCGAATGCCCAGTGGATGGGTGACCTCAAGGGTGGCAAGGGCAACATCAGCACCGAGAGTGGCACGGTCAAGAACGCGCAGTACTCGTTCAGCACGCGCTTCGAAAACGGAACCGGGACCAACCCGGAAGAGTTGCTGGCCGCCGCACACGCAGGCTGCTTCACCATGCAGCTGTGCGCGATCCTGGCAGGTCACGGCCACGATCCGCAGGACGTGCGGACGGAAGCCACCTGCGAGATGGTCAAGGATGGCCCGGGCTTTAAGGTCAGCGCCATGAAACTGAACGTGCGCGGCAAGGTGGGCAACATTGATCAGGCCGAGTTCGAGAAGCATGTGGCCCAGGCGGCCAAGATGTGCCCCCTGAGCAAGGTCATGGAGGGCAACGTGGACATTACCCACGAGGCCGTGCTGGAGTAGCCCACTGCGCACCAAGAAGAGCGCCTCCGCTTCGGCTGGGGGCGCTCTTCTCTTTTGGTTTCTAGTCAGCTGACCGGCGCGACTACGGCTGCTTCGGGGTCGGCTCGGTGGGCTGTGCAGGGGTAGACGGGGGCGTCTCCCCGCCTCCCGGCGCCGAATCCCCGGGTGCCGGCTCCGCTGGCGTGCTGGCCGGCGGCGTGTCCGTTCCGGGCGCCGCTGGAGTCTCTGGCGTGGTGGGCGTTTCGGCTGGTTTCTGCTCCACCGGGGCGGGTTCGGGCGTGCGCACCGGCTTGTACTGACTGCTGAAGATCCGCAGGTCCGCGTCGTCCACCTTGCGGTCCTGGTTCAGATCGCCCACTGAGGCGGCCTTGCCATAGTTTTCCATCAGGATCGCCAGATCCTTCAGATCGATCTGGCCGTCGCCGTTCAGGTCCGCGCCGCTCAGGCGGGTGCGGGCGGCCTCAGCCGTCCAATCTTTGAAGCCCAGCTCACGGGCCAGTTCCTGCCGCACGGCCTGTTCCAGCGGCAGCGGTCCCGCCGGGTTGAACTCGATGCGGCGCGTCCCAGCCACCGTGACCACGCGGGCCGCCACGTCGGGGTTGAACGGCGCAGCGCTGCTCCCCGCGCCGCCCAGGACCAGCACCGTACCGCTGCCACTGTCCAGCGTCACGGGCAGTTCCTTGGTGCTGATGGCACCCAGGGCCGCCTGCACGGCGCGGGTCAGGGCCTCGCCCTGCGGTTGCAGCTTGACGCTGGCGGCATCGGCCACACCCAGGCCCACAGTCAACAGCAGCGCCGCACAGAGGGGACGGAATCCCCAGAGGCGCTTCATTTGGTCCCCAACGCGGCGCGGATGGCGTCACGTAGTTTGGCGGGATCGGTGATCGGTGCCTTGGCATCCCCGGCCGACACCTTGCCGTCCGTGACCGGGTACAGCCCCTGGTTGAAACCCACCAGCGGGCTGTCCTGCTTACGGGTGTACAGCAACGCGAAGACCTCCTGTCCACTTTTCAACTCCGGCAGATCCGCCAGTCCCTGAAGGAAGAACAGCGCAGGCTTGCCGTCGTTCTGCGGCAGGCGGGCGGCGTCCCCGCTGATGGTCTCGGCCACGGTCAGCGGGTAGGCCAGGTACGTGACCTCGCCTTCCTTGACGCTGACGGCCGCCCCCAGCGTACCGCGCACGATCACTTCCGCCTTGCCCACCTGCTGCGCCAGCGTCAGGGGGGGCGCGGTGGTGGCCCCAGCTGTGGCCGCCAGAAGGGCGGCCAGCACCATTCGCCGGCGCATCACAGTGGCGCTCCAGTGTTCAGCCGCGCCCCGGGCTCACCCTGAACGGGCGGCTTGGGCGGCTCAATGGGGTTCGCGGGGTCTTGTCCCGGAGGCGTTGCAGGGGTGTCGCTGGGCGCCGTCTGGGGAGCGGTCGGCGTCGTCTCGGTCGGAGGCGTTGCGTCGGGTGTCGTCGGCGTGGGTGTCGTGGTGGGGACGGGCACAGCTTCGGTAGAGGCGGGCTGCTCCGTGCTGGCCGGAGTCTCCCCCTTGCTGGCCGTGGAGGTTTCGCTCATGACCGCCCCCGCCATGGTTCTGCCCGCCAGCAGCTTGCCTGTGCCGTCGCGGGCTTCGTAGCCCAGTTTGGTGGCGTCCAGGGTGACGGGCTTGGCCGGTTTGACTCCAATCAGGGCGACACGGACCCCGTTGCGTGGAACGGTCTTGAACCCCATGTCCACGGTCAGCACCTGACCCTGCTGCTGCCAGAACAGCACGCCGCTTCCCTCGGAGGCCTGCACGCGGGTTACAGCCACGCCCGCAGGCAGTTCCCAGTTCAGGCGGGCGGCGCGCACGTTGCGGGGCGCGGTGATGTTGACAGGAATGCGCGTCTCGCCGCGAATCTCGCCCGAGGGCAGCTTGGGGGCCAGCGACAGGGGCGGCAGGGTGTTGACGTTGACGGTGTATTCCTTGGCCCGCGTACTGAGGGTGGAATCGGTGACTTCCAGCGTGAACTTGTAGGTGCCGGTGGTGGTGGGCATGCCGGTCAGGCGCTGACCGCTCAGCTTGATGCCAGGAGGCAGCGTGCCGCTCGCCACCTTCAGGGTGTACGGTCCTGCGCCGCCCGAGATGCTCAGATCAGCCCCGTATTCCTCCCCCTGGTACATCACGGGCAGACCAGCGGCGCTGTCGGCAAAGTAGAGGATGTCCCGGCCGCTCCCGGTGGAGGTGCCGGTGACCGGCTGACCGCATCCAGCCACGGCGAGGCTCAGCGCCAGGGCCAGCGCGGGCCACGTTGTGCGAACTCGCTTCATGCCCGCCAGTGTACCCGCCGCCCCGTGTCAGTCCCGTGAGTTTGCGGTGATTTACCGGGGGCCAGGGATGGGGGGCTGGTCAACAGCTGCACCCAGCGTGTGATTTTCAGGACCCGCTGCACCAGCTGTCGCTGAATCTAGCTCCCCACGTGGCGCGAATCTGAAATCTGCAAACGCTCAATAGACCTGGGCCACTTCGGCGGACCAGCCACGGTCTCTTTCTACCCATGCTCTAGACTTGCCGCCATGACAACTGCAGCAACACCGCTTCCCGCCCTGCCCGGCGTGGGCGAACGCCTGGGCCGCTACACCGTCAACCGCGTCGAGAGCCTGCCCGAGATGAGCGGGCACCTGATCCTGCTGACCCATGAGAACGGGGCGCGGCACGCCCATGTGGTGCGCGACGACGACAACAGCGCCTTCGGCGTGACCTTTCCCACCGTGCCGCGCGACAGCACCGGGGTGGCACACATCCTGGAACATATCGTGCTGATGGGCAGCCAGAAATACCCGGTGCCAGACCCGTTCTTCGCCATGCTGCCGCGCAGCCTGAACACCTTCATGAACGCGATGACCAGCAAC
Encoded proteins:
- a CDS encoding OsmC family protein, with amino-acid sequence MADIARKANAQWMGDLKGGKGNISTESGTVKNAQYSFSTRFENGTGTNPEELLAAAHAGCFTMQLCAILAGHGHDPQDVRTEATCEMVKDGPGFKVSAMKLNVRGKVGNIDQAEFEKHVAQAAKMCPLSKVMEGNVDITHEAVLE
- a CDS encoding Ig domain-containing protein; its protein translation is MKRVRTTWPALALALSLAVAGCGQPVTGTSTGSGRDILYFADSAAGLPVMYQGEEYGADLSISGGAGPYTLKVASGTLPPGIKLSGQRLTGMPTTTGTYKFTLEVTDSTLSTRAKEYTVNVNTLPPLSLAPKLPSGEIRGETRIPVNITAPRNVRAARLNWELPAGVAVTRVQASEGSGVLFWQQQGQVLTVDMGFKTVPRNGVRVALIGVKPAKPVTLDATKLGYEARDGTGKLLAGRTMAGAVMSETSTASKGETPASTEQPASTEAVPVPTTTPTPTTPDATPPTETTPTAPQTAPSDTPATPPGQDPANPIEPPKPPVQGEPGARLNTGAPL